Within the Legionella pneumophila subsp. pneumophila str. Philadelphia 1 genome, the region TTCGGGAACATGCCCTGTTTGATGAGTGATTATCTCTTCTACTTCAGTTGAGTTCAAACGAAGGGATGATGTGTCCTTATTCATTTTCTTCAGTAAAGCATCTTTCAGTTTGTTATTTTCTTTAATGCTTAATTTTTCTGCTTTACCACTTCTAGGAATGTAATAGAGTGATACTTCTTGATTGTCTTCATGAACAAGAATATAACTTTTTCTATATGCTTCGAGACTGGCTGGGCCTGGCAAATAATCCATTTGATGGATTTCACAACCATTTTCTGCGCCTTTTTCCAATTCAGTAGGGAAAAAGGTATGTCTTAATAGCATACCACCATCAATTATTAAGCGCATCAAAAAGAAACCAACACTAAAGTAAGTTATAACCCCGGTAGGTGCTTGAAGAGTTGAAATAATCTTATCGACATCAGTATGAGTTCCTAAAATAGCATCCAACTTCTCAATAATTTTTAGGTCTCGAGCTACGCTCAATCCATTAGTTAAAGTCAAACGACAAAACGTCCAATAGATACGACACAAGTTCGAGTAGGCAACATAATCTCTGATTTTGGAAGCGTGCAATGGAGAGCTGATTAAATTGCGAAAACCTCCAAGAAAGGAATTGTACAAGGATTGAATAAAACCAGATTCTTCCTCTTTGACATTGACCTTATTTAAATGGTCTTTTATTTTTTGTTTTATTTTAGCATATTCAGCTTGTTTACTGTTTTGTGAATAAGCTTTGTGGAAAGCCTCCAGCAAGGACGCACAATAGTAGCAATACAGCCAGAAAATTTCTTTATTTTCATCGTCTTGCTGCTGTAACACAGTAAACATTTGAGTGAATTCAGCTTCTAAATCCTGTTTGTGATGTAGTAAAAAAGTGTAATCTATAGTGTTTACTCGATCATCAATTGTTACAATTTTTGTGTCCAGTTTACTATCCTTCGGAATTTGGGCGAAAAATTGTTGTTTATCCCTACGAAATGCAGCACTTTGTTTTGAGTAGACCATATTAAGAACTCACAAAAATTACACAGGAAGTTTTACAATAATACGTTACCATTTGATATGTATTTTGACAAGCTTTTTTGTATTAATATTTTACACATTGATTTTTGCGATTCAGACTGATTTTTGCATAAAAATGAATCAAGATAAAAGCTGGTTCATTTGAAATGTGCTGAAACTAAAAGAATAAATTTATTGACCCAATAAAGCACATCACCACAAAATATTTAATAATAATTTTGCTGTATTCAAAAGAAGAAAAATTGAAAATTCACATGATGACTGCCTTGCATCATCGTTATTTTCCAATACAAAAACTGGAAAAAATTTTTCCTAATAAATCGTCTGAAGTGAACTCACCTGTAATTTCACATAAAGTCTGATGAGCTAACCGTAAATCTTCTGCCAACAATTCTCCAGCTTTATGATTTGTTAGCTGCGATTGCCCAGTTAGTAACAAAGCTTTTGCTTCATCCAACGCTTGTAGATGTCGTCTGCGAGCTAAAAATTGGCCTTCTGTTGGTTGATATCCAACCACTTGTTTAATCACCTTTTTTAGCTCATCCAGTCCCTCACCAGTTTTTGCAGACAAATAAACTGTATGCTCATCACATTTTGCTGTAAGTTTAGTAGTATCAATTTTATTGTATACCGTGATTATGGGTATTTTATTGGGTAATGTTAATCTCAATTCATTAAGCAGAGAATTTTGTTGATCAGGATTGTTAATATCTACTACAAGAAGCACACAATCAGCTCGCTTCAACTCTTGCCAAGCACGTTTTATTCCCTCTTTCTCCACCAGATCATCGCTGTCTCTTAATCCTGCCGTATCGATAATGTGTAGAGGGATATCATCCAATAGGATATGTTCTCGCATAATATCTCGCGTAGTACCGGCAATTTCAGTAACAATGGCAACATCCCGCCCTGCCAGGTTGTTAATTAAGGTTGATTTTCCTGCATTAGGCCTGCCAGCAATAACCAAGGATAACCCTTCACGCAACAAAACTCCTTGATTCGCTTGTGAACGTATATCTTCTAATCGTCCAATAATTTTTTGTAGTAATTGGCTGACATTTCCATCATTAAGAAAATCAATTTCCTCTTCAGGAAAATCGATAGCAGCTTCAACATACATGCGTAAGTAAATTAGTTCTTCATTCAATTGATTTATTTTTTTAGAAAAATCACCTTGCAGTGATTTTAAAGCCATACGAGCCGCAGTATCTGAACTGGCTTGAATTAAATCAGCTATGGCTTCTGCTTGAATTAAATCGATTTTATCATTAAGAAATGCTCTTTCAGAAAACTCACCCGGCCTGGCTAGCCTTGCGCCTGCTGCTATGGATTCCTTAATTAATAAATCCAAAACTACAGGTGAGCCATGCGCTTGAATTTCAATAACATCCTCACCTGTAAAAGAATGAGGTCCTTTAAAATAAAGAACCAATCCTTGATCAAGGACTTCATTATTTCCTTTATATAAAGAGCAAAAAGTGGCTAAACGTGGTTGCAATGCTTTGTTCCCATTTAGACAAAGGGCTATAGCATAAGCATTTGGACCTGATATTCTGACGATTCCTACCCCGCCTCGTCCTGGCGGGGTAGCGATAGCAACAATGGTATCTATTGACATTTATTTTGCTGTGGCAACAACCTTTTTAGCTGGCTTTTCATCTGAGTATTTTCTGGTGATGTACCATTGCTGTAATATTGATAAAGTATTATTCACAATCCAGTACAAAACCAGACCAGAAGGAAAATTCCAGAACAGTCCGGTAAATAATATGGGTAAAAACATCATTACCTTAGCTTGCATTGGATCAGCTGGTGCTGGATTGAGCTTTTGCTGAATCAACATGGTTGCTCCCATGATCAATGGAAGAACATGGTAAGGATCTGCTGAAGCCAAATCATTTATCCAAAATATAAATGGAGCTTGTCTTAACTCAACACTTTCCAGTAAAACCCAATAGAGCGCTATAAAAACTGGAATTTGAATTAATATAGGTAAACAGCCGCCTAAAGGATTTACTTTTTCTTGCTTATAAAGTTCCATGGTAGCTTGGCTTATTTTAGCTTTATCATCACCATATCGCTCACGCAAAGCTTGCAACTTAGGCTGCAACTTCCGCATACTAGCCATGGATTTATAGCTTGTAGCTGATAATCGATAAAATGCCAATTTAATTAGGACAGTCACAAGAACAATTGACCAGCCCCAATTCCCAACAACAGTATAAATTGCTTTCATTAAAGAAAATAATAACGAAGACAAGAACCACAAAATGCCATAGTCCACCGTTAAATCCAGAGATGGGGATATGCCTTTTAAAACACTGGTAATTTCTGGTCCTATGTATAATTTGGATCCTACAATTTTATCTTCTTTTGGTTTGACCGTAATAGGCTGGCTTACTGCTCCAATAGTATAATCTTTATCCGTAGCTAATGTATAA harbors:
- a CDS encoding lpg3000 family Dot/Icm T4SS effector — encoded protein: MVYSKQSAAFRRDKQQFFAQIPKDSKLDTKIVTIDDRVNTIDYTFLLHHKQDLEAEFTQMFTVLQQQDDENKEIFWLYCYYCASLLEAFHKAYSQNSKQAEYAKIKQKIKDHLNKVNVKEEESGFIQSLYNSFLGGFRNLISSPLHASKIRDYVAYSNLCRIYWTFCRLTLTNGLSVARDLKIIEKLDAILGTHTDVDKIISTLQAPTGVITYFSVGFFLMRLIIDGGMLLRHTFFPTELEKGAENGCEIHQMDYLPGPASLEAYRKSYILVHEDNQEVSLYYIPRSGKAEKLSIKENNKLKDALLKKMNKDTSSLRLNSTEVEEIITHQTGHVPEVTTAWDRFKHEFYKRHCNFANDFVWATINLLTNYNYLFNISAPAAGMITSVFLGFDVCMALYKCNLAKQEYLIKKAQYLQEIEDYNNPEKFKKMTPEQRLLHIEMLNKQLRELEINYKTQEATFYFVAAAAALLMMGFTASMLVSPPILVVGCFFACTLAVAMYLSTGSYSKYEEKSLYLEEAQLTGKNLPVALKEYEAARNDFIFTMVKNTVMPIVLITTFAICWPAAIVLTAMYIGYEIFHAYDQHSEAKAAKQLALAAPSEEKDGYMALATPN
- the mnmE gene encoding tRNA uridine-5-carboxymethylaminomethyl(34) synthesis GTPase MnmE, giving the protein MSIDTIVAIATPPGRGGVGIVRISGPNAYAIALCLNGNKALQPRLATFCSLYKGNNEVLDQGLVLYFKGPHSFTGEDVIEIQAHGSPVVLDLLIKESIAAGARLARPGEFSERAFLNDKIDLIQAEAIADLIQASSDTAARMALKSLQGDFSKKINQLNEELIYLRMYVEAAIDFPEEEIDFLNDGNVSQLLQKIIGRLEDIRSQANQGVLLREGLSLVIAGRPNAGKSTLINNLAGRDVAIVTEIAGTTRDIMREHILLDDIPLHIIDTAGLRDSDDLVEKEGIKRAWQELKRADCVLLVVDINNPDQQNSLLNELRLTLPNKIPIITVYNKIDTTKLTAKCDEHTVYLSAKTGEGLDELKKVIKQVVGYQPTEGQFLARRRHLQALDEAKALLLTGQSQLTNHKAGELLAEDLRLAHQTLCEITGEFTSDDLLGKIFSSFCIGK